In the genome of Bradysia coprophila strain Holo2 unplaced genomic scaffold, BU_Bcop_v1 contig_494, whole genome shotgun sequence, one region contains:
- the LOC119082802 gene encoding protein groucho-like, translating to MYNSAGINAAAVAARHPGPPQPGQPFKFTVVENCDRIKEEFNFLQAQYHNLKMECEKLAQEKTEMQRHYVMYYEMSYGLNVEMHKQTEIAKRLNAIIVQIVPFLQAEHQQQVATAVERAKQITMGELNAVIGQQRPDLPRILQQMHAQQIPGQGAPPMPLGMPHPSIPGALGGPLGLGSAPSQHPLSILNKQELHRPEETKSNSGLSVPDVHRNSISPPTDREKYRNLSHERPRSPSEQHDLKKVKKEEKDMGHQSDGEKSDQDLVVDDASEISPLSPVPNQHHSNGTASPRENGLMVKKLEHQDRERNIGPHSPRSGTSSNASTPSNKKLEEKPSTPIAKSVTPTNSNPSNGIGSGSSSNGGQLPPSGVVKAVAKPPVLNPNYPHYLGPMNGAGPHDLGAYGAAGVHNNLPPGLNNYPRAPLQVAFDPHPQHMRAPIGGAIPGGKPAYSFHVSADGQMQPVPFPHDALIGQGIPRHARQINNLSHGEVVCAVTISNPTKYVYTGGKGCVKAWDITQPANKNPVSQLDCLQRDNYIRSVKLLPDGRTLIVGGEASNLSIWDLASPTPRIKAELTSSAPACYALAISPDSKVCFSCCSDGNIAVWDLHNQALVRQFQGHTDGASCIDISPDGNKLWTGGLDNTVRSWDLREGRQLQQHDFTSQIFSLGYCPTGDWLAVGMENSNVEVLHATKPDKYQLHLHESCVLSLKFAACGKWFVSTGKDNLLNAWRTPYGASIFQSKESSSVLSCDISADDKYIVTGSGDKKATVYEVIY from the exons ATGTATAATAGCGCTGGCATAAATGCGGCAGCTGTTGCAGCCCGACATCCG GGGCCTCCACAACCTGGTCAACCCTTTAAATTCACTGTCGTGGAAAATTGTGACAGGATTAAAGAGGAGTTCAACTTCTTACAGGCACAATACCACAA CTTAAAAATGGAATGCGAAAAGTTAGCTCAGGAAAAAACCGAAATGCAGAGACATTATGTGATG tATTATGAAATGTCATATGGATTGAATGTGGAAATGCATAAACAG aCTGAAATAGCAAAACGTCTGAATGCCATCATAGTCCAAATCGTACCTTTTCTACAAGCCGAACATCAGCAGCAAGTTGCCACAGCTGTTGAACGAGCAAAGCAAATCACAATGGGAGAATTGAATGCTGTGATCGGC CAACAACGACCAGATCTTCCTCGCATTCTCCAGCAAATGCACGCTCAGCAAATTCCCGGCCAAGGTGCACCACCGATGCCACTTGGTATGCCTCATCCGAGCATACCCGGAGCTTTGGGCGGTCCATTGGGCTTAGGAAGTGCACCGTCGCAGCATCCTCTGTCGATACTAAATAAACAGGAACTGCATCGACCTGAAGAAACCAAAAGCAATAGCGGACTCAGCGTGCCTGACGTTCATCGCAACTCAATATCGCCACCAACCGATCGTGAAAAGTACAGAAATCTTAGTCACGAACGGCCTCGATCTCCATCGGAACAGCACGATTTGAAGAAGGTGAAAAAGGAAGAGAAAGACATGGGTCAT CAATCGGATGGTGAGAAGTCCGATCAAGATCTAGTTGTAGACGATGCATCCGAAATTTCCCCATTGAGTCCCGTTCCGAATCAACACCACAGCAACGGTACTGCATCGCCCAGAGAAAATGGATTGATGGTGAAAAAGCTCGAACACCAAGATCGAGAACGCAACATCGGTCCACATTCACCGCGATCTGGAACATCGTCGAATGCGTCAACCCCATCCAATAAGAAACTGGAAGAGAAACCATCTACTCCCATCGCCAAATCAGTGACACCAACAAATTCGAATCCATCGAATGGCATTGGAAGTGGAAGCAGTAGTAATGGTGGACAATTACCGCCGAGTGGAGTTGTTAAGGCTGTTGCCAAGCCACCTGTATTAAATCCGAACTATCCACATTACTTGGGACCGATGAACGGAGCTGGACCACACGATCTCGGTGCTTATGGAGCGGCTGGAGTTCATAACAATCTACCGCCCGGATTGAATAATTACCCGAGAGCACCACTTCAAGTGGCTTTCGATCCACATCCTCAACACATGAGAGCGCCGATCGGTGGTGCGATACCTGGAGGAAAGCC AGCGTATTCATTTCATGTGAGCGCAGACGGTCAAATGCAGCCTGTGCCCTTTCCGCATGATGCCTTGATTGGACAAGGGATACCCCGACATGCACgccaaataaacaatttatcgCATGGTGAGGTCGTTTGTGCCGTTACCATTTCGAATCCAACTAAATATGTTTACACTGGCGGCAAGGGCTGTGTCAAGGCATGGGATATTACGCAG CCCGCAAACAAAAATCCAGTCTCTCAGCTGGATTGTCTTCAACGCGACAACTACATTCGATCGGTGAAATTGTTGCCGGATGGCCGGACTTTG ATTGTCGGTGGTGAGGCATCAAATCTATCCATCTGGGATCTAGCCAGTCCGACGCCGCGCATTAAAGCCGAACTAACGTCCAGTGCACCGGCGTGCTATGCACTGGCCATCAGTCCCGATTCTAAAGTGTGCTTTTCGTGTTGTTCCGACGGTAACATCGCCGTTTGGGATCTACACAATCAAGCGCTTGTCAGACAATTCCAAGGGCACACTGACGGCGCATCCTGCATTGATATTAGCCCGGACGGCAATAAATTGTGGACGGGTGGCTTAGACAATACGGTTCGATCGTGGGATTTGCGAGAGGGACGACAATTGCAACAGCACGATTTTACATCACAGATATTTTCGTTGGGATACTGTCCAACCG GTGATTGGTTGGCTGTTGGTATGGAAAATTCGAATGTGGAAGTGCTGCATGCAACAAAACCGGACAAATATCAATTGCATTTGCACGAAAGTTGTGTGTTAAGCTTGAAGTTTGCCGCTTGTGGCAAATGGTTCGTGTCCACCGGTAAAGACAATTTACTCAATGCATGGCGGACGCCGTACGGTGCTTCCATTTTCCAg TCGAAAGAATCTTCATCAGTACTCAGCTGTGACATATCAGCCGACGATAAGTACATTGTCACTGGTTCTGGTGATAAGAAGGCTACCGTTTATGAAGTCATTTACTAG